Proteins from a genomic interval of Xylanivirga thermophila:
- a CDS encoding ComEC/Rec2 family competence protein, with protein sequence MKNRRYIVSKILCLMLVVLLLLTACTKENDEVFNISKDKGRLTARFFDISSGTDTKSGDSMLIKSPDGYTMLIDAGAPECAGQISEYLKKLNVTKIDYLVASHPHIDHIGGFKKIINDFEIGAIYMSELEYPTETFKTTMKAIEDKELDIHYLKQGDTFKFGEQVDAKVYNPSAPIEYYDKYPEGSTQFVNDHSVVLKITYGEVSMLFMGDVYKQKEMELLEQYGDELQANLIKAGHHGSDTSSSKALIETVKPQIAIFTHDSMASLNTYNAYRKRNAIVYITGTDGNILVSTDGKTLKDLAERDRPNDFLD encoded by the coding sequence ATGAAAAATAGAAGGTATATAGTCTCTAAAATATTATGCCTTATGCTTGTTGTTCTACTGCTGTTGACTGCCTGCACGAAAGAAAATGATGAAGTATTTAATATTTCTAAAGACAAAGGCAGACTAACAGCACGTTTCTTTGATATATCATCTGGCACGGATACCAAATCAGGAGATTCTATGCTTATAAAATCACCTGATGGTTATACAATGCTTATCGATGCCGGCGCTCCAGAATGCGCTGGACAGATAAGCGAATATTTAAAAAAATTGAATGTAACTAAGATTGATTATCTCGTTGCCTCCCATCCTCATATAGATCATATAGGTGGGTTTAAAAAAATCATTAATGATTTCGAAATTGGTGCAATATATATGTCAGAACTTGAATATCCCACTGAAACATTCAAAACAACTATGAAAGCCATTGAGGATAAGGAACTTGATATACATTATTTAAAGCAAGGAGATACATTTAAATTTGGGGAGCAGGTGGATGCAAAGGTTTATAATCCTTCTGCCCCAATTGAATATTACGACAAATATCCGGAAGGGAGTACTCAATTTGTTAATGATCATTCCGTAGTACTTAAGATTACCTATGGAGAGGTTTCTATGCTTTTTATGGGAGATGTCTATAAACAGAAGGAAATGGAACTTTTAGAGCAATACGGCGATGAATTGCAGGCTAATCTTATCAAGGCAGGACACCATGGGTCAGATACATCATCTTCAAAGGCTTTGATTGAAACGGTGAAGCCCCAGATTGCGATATTTACCCATGACTCCATGGCGAGTTTGAATACATACAATGCCTACAGAAAACGTAATGCTATAGTCTATATAACAGGAACCGATGGTAATATTCTAGTTTCAACAGATGGAAAAACACTAAAAGATTTGGCAGAACGTGATAGGCCTAATGATTTTCTAGATTAG
- a CDS encoding HdeD family acid-resistance protein, whose amino-acid sequence MERLKKFKTAFIIFSIFYIVLGFVLIARPETSARAICRVFGALILILGVIRVIRYFAGNDFADQFRFDLARGILAVMFGIFMLIAPNAVIVALPVLLGLAIIIDSVLRLQLSIDLKRLQYEKWWLGLVLALVTGVLGAMLLFNPFAGSVALTMYIGISLVIDGIVNIWALILLTKHFNNYSIW is encoded by the coding sequence ATGGAAAGATTAAAGAAGTTTAAAACGGCGTTTATAATTTTCTCCATATTCTACATTGTGCTGGGTTTTGTACTAATAGCACGACCTGAAACATCTGCACGTGCCATCTGCAGAGTATTTGGTGCATTGATACTGATACTTGGTGTTATAAGGGTTATAAGATATTTTGCAGGAAATGATTTTGCAGACCAATTTAGATTCGATCTTGCACGTGGAATTTTGGCTGTCATGTTCGGTATCTTTATGCTTATTGCTCCTAATGCTGTTATTGTGGCGCTACCGGTACTGCTGGGACTTGCTATTATCATTGACAGTGTATTGAGACTACAATTATCCATTGATTTAAAAAGGCTGCAGTATGAAAAATGGTGGCTAGGTCTTGTACTAGCATTAGTAACTGGCGTATTGGGAGCAATGTTGTTATTCAATCCATTTGCTGGAAGTGTTGCCCTTACTATGTATATAGGAATTTCCCTTGTAATAGACGGTATAGTAAACATTTGGGCATTGATTCTCTTAACAAAACATTTTAATAATTATAGTATATGGTGA
- a CDS encoding DUF6259 domain-containing protein, with amino-acid sequence MYRSRIRFGNGLIDMAFDAMTGELIELVNTKNGDNLLKNWNELRSMPFSIEVRTKDEKMVVIRPAKYNFLLEYRDLKPKFILNELDTGEKSISISYKSLVSEDKIWNIGVTYTVEIRSGECETLWKIFIKNEETDCVVTSVNFPSVFGVYLGEHWNDDQLVYPFNSGEKIVNPVEAYEKQPSAIGWKWQEYKYVYFMDGINTNKDKDGAFFRQFKYSGPLSMMWLDYYDKNGGLYLACYDEDFMVGGLRAETFGTKRPGMGFGVIKYPEIHYGEAWESPYFGMAIHEGDWHWGADNYRRWRKSCQAPIKPFLPKWFRKSCGMVAHYDFKYQNGEIVHKFSDIPKLYDQVEEMGLNHILISGWHKDGFDNGFPQYLPDGDLGTEEELINAVKYIRDRGGHVTFYINSQLCNTKYQDRQGLIEEAGVKDLDGNIKTEGYGDSESIVFATMCNNAESWQKHLKDAIFYLIDIIGVDGIYLDQLGMAAPQFCFNGDHKHHPAAWNRGYEKILLDVIQLLRDRKKDEDDMPVIFYEGVTDIHGSYVSGQLISTFIHYHTGAYPELYRYTFPDQMLIDMVYPHKGLAMRPVHVGQVSREMIDKAFIMGLYLWIYDLEEDNTFSSDPEQFKYLKDVIKLRKVWLDLYGYGVFKDTMGIDVSDNDITAKLYQLQDGSKLVAISNRKKKACSNIRIYCGRQDVKKVICHYIDNPNNPIETEYEWIQDEEKGFVDIKTTDSELALIYVEVK; translated from the coding sequence ATGTATAGATCTAGAATAAGGTTTGGAAATGGACTAATAGATATGGCGTTTGATGCCATGACCGGAGAGCTTATAGAACTTGTAAACACAAAAAATGGTGATAATCTACTAAAAAACTGGAACGAACTTAGGAGTATGCCCTTTTCTATTGAGGTGAGGACAAAGGATGAAAAGATGGTAGTTATTAGGCCTGCTAAGTATAACTTTTTATTGGAATATAGGGATTTAAAGCCTAAATTTATATTGAATGAATTAGATACAGGAGAAAAAAGCATTTCTATAAGCTATAAAAGCTTAGTATCTGAGGATAAGATATGGAATATTGGGGTCACATATACCGTAGAGATTAGGTCTGGAGAGTGTGAAACCCTTTGGAAGATATTTATTAAAAACGAAGAAACAGATTGTGTGGTAACTTCAGTTAACTTCCCTAGCGTTTTTGGAGTATACCTTGGAGAGCATTGGAATGATGATCAGTTAGTCTATCCCTTTAACTCCGGAGAGAAAATTGTAAATCCAGTTGAAGCATATGAAAAACAGCCTAGTGCTATTGGCTGGAAGTGGCAGGAATATAAATATGTTTATTTTATGGATGGAATAAATACAAACAAGGATAAGGACGGAGCATTTTTTAGACAATTTAAATATTCAGGTCCTTTGTCTATGATGTGGCTAGATTATTATGATAAAAATGGGGGGCTCTATCTTGCATGTTATGATGAAGATTTTATGGTGGGAGGGCTCAGGGCAGAGACGTTTGGCACTAAAAGACCAGGAATGGGCTTTGGGGTAATTAAATATCCTGAAATACACTATGGTGAAGCGTGGGAGTCCCCATATTTTGGAATGGCAATACATGAAGGAGATTGGCACTGGGGGGCAGATAACTATAGAAGATGGAGAAAATCATGTCAAGCCCCTATAAAACCATTTCTACCTAAATGGTTTAGAAAAAGCTGTGGGATGGTGGCACATTATGATTTCAAATATCAAAATGGGGAAATAGTTCATAAATTTTCTGATATACCTAAATTATATGACCAAGTAGAAGAGATGGGATTAAACCATATCTTAATTTCTGGATGGCATAAGGATGGATTCGATAATGGATTTCCCCAGTATCTACCTGATGGGGATCTTGGGACAGAGGAAGAACTTATTAATGCAGTAAAATATATAAGGGATAGGGGAGGGCATGTAACCTTTTATATAAACAGCCAATTGTGTAATACAAAATACCAAGACAGACAAGGACTAATTGAAGAGGCGGGAGTTAAAGATTTAGATGGTAATATCAAAACAGAAGGCTATGGTGATAGCGAATCTATAGTCTTTGCTACCATGTGCAATAATGCTGAATCTTGGCAAAAACATCTTAAGGATGCAATATTTTATCTTATAGATATTATAGGAGTAGATGGCATATATTTAGATCAACTCGGAATGGCTGCACCACAATTTTGTTTTAATGGGGATCACAAACATCATCCAGCAGCATGGAATAGGGGATATGAAAAGATTCTTTTAGATGTTATTCAATTATTAAGGGATAGGAAAAAAGATGAAGATGATATGCCTGTTATCTTCTATGAAGGGGTTACTGATATTCATGGTTCGTATGTTTCAGGACAATTGATTTCTACATTTATACACTACCATACTGGAGCATATCCAGAATTATATAGATATACTTTTCCCGATCAGATGTTAATAGATATGGTTTATCCACATAAAGGTTTAGCCATGCGACCGGTACATGTAGGTCAAGTTTCAAGGGAGATGATAGATAAGGCTTTTATAATGGGATTATACCTTTGGATATATGATCTGGAAGAGGATAATACATTTAGTTCTGATCCTGAACAATTTAAATATTTAAAGGACGTTATAAAATTGCGTAAGGTTTGGCTAGATCTATATGGTTATGGAGTATTTAAGGACACTATGGGCATTGATGTTAGTGATAATGACATTACAGCAAAACTCTATCAGCTTCAAGATGGTTCTAAGCTTGTGGCTATAAGCAATAGAAAAAAGAAGGCTTGCAGTAATATAAGAATATATTGTGGGAGGCAGGATGTTAAAAAAGTAATATGTCATTATATTGATAATCCTAATAATCCTATTGAAACTGAATATGAATGGATTCAAGATGAAGAAAAGGGCTTTGTAGATATAAAAACTACGGATAGTGAACTTGCTCTGATTTATGTAGAAGTAAAATAA
- a CDS encoding carbohydrate ABC transporter permease, which produces MSKKRVGLIFRYIVAVIITLIMLFPIYWMIITSLKTSEELLLPVPTLWPKNFAWHNYRDVLKMAPFGLYFFNTIVMTLGILILQLLTGIFAAYGFSHGEFKGQNILFLIVLGALMVPIQVTFVPIYVMIAKLNWINTFAGLIIPNAVSAYFIFMLRQSFKAVDKSYIEAGRVDGMGRIGIIFNVLVPMCKPTILTVTIITFIDGWNSYFWPKMVTTNQTRRTLAQGVYELRRSYAGLETWNYNQIMAGAVMSLIPIIVLFIVLQKYIISGVSKAAMK; this is translated from the coding sequence TTGTCGAAAAAAAGAGTTGGTCTCATTTTTAGGTATATAGTGGCCGTAATTATAACACTAATAATGCTATTTCCTATTTATTGGATGATAATTACATCATTAAAGACATCTGAGGAACTGCTTTTACCTGTGCCAACACTCTGGCCCAAAAATTTTGCTTGGCATAATTATAGGGATGTTTTGAAAATGGCTCCCTTTGGTCTATACTTTTTTAATACCATAGTTATGACTTTGGGTATTTTAATCCTTCAGCTCTTAACTGGTATATTTGCAGCATATGGATTTTCCCACGGAGAATTTAAAGGGCAAAATATACTTTTTTTGATCGTTCTAGGGGCTTTGATGGTTCCCATACAGGTTACTTTTGTACCTATATATGTAATGATTGCAAAACTTAACTGGATCAATACTTTTGCAGGTCTGATAATTCCCAATGCCGTCTCTGCATATTTTATTTTCATGCTGAGGCAGAGCTTTAAAGCTGTAGATAAAAGCTATATTGAAGCGGGACGTGTCGATGGAATGGGGAGGATAGGCATAATATTTAATGTTTTGGTGCCCATGTGTAAACCTACCATACTAACGGTGACAATCATCACATTTATTGATGGGTGGAATTCATATTTCTGGCCCAAGATGGTTACTACCAATCAGACTCGAAGAACCCTAGCACAAGGAGTATATGAACTTCGTCGTTCATATGCTGGTCTTGAAACATGGAACTATAATCAGATTATGGCGGGAGCTGTTATGTCCCTTATTCCTATCATTGTTCTTTTTATAGTATTGCAGAAATATATAATAAGCGGTGTATCGAAGGCTGCAATGAAGTAA
- a CDS encoding carbohydrate ABC transporter permease, translating to MIESEQKIRDMGTSKKTNYRKREKIKDFMCVLPALVFLAIFVYYPIVNLFKISFTDWNLIKDGYKYVGMKNYKWLFNGSGFPIWLDSLKITFKYTLYEIVITIVGGMLLALLFNHSSKSFSVMRSVVFMPKYIAVATAGVVFIWILHKDFGVLNQTLGVFGIDAVPWLTSEKTALKGILILTAWRVMGYSMMLYISAMNSISQDYYEAAELDGASGFKKFKYITLPLLSPMTLFIFVTTFIASMKVFQSVDVMTGGGPYNATNVMVYWIYSLAFVEFRVDRAAVVSIIFFFILLIFTAITLKISNKSVNYDA from the coding sequence ATGATAGAGAGCGAACAAAAAATAAGGGATATGGGAACGTCAAAAAAAACAAATTATAGAAAACGTGAGAAGATAAAGGATTTCATGTGTGTTTTGCCTGCACTTGTTTTCCTTGCAATATTTGTATACTATCCTATTGTAAACCTCTTTAAGATTAGTTTTACCGATTGGAATCTAATTAAGGATGGTTATAAATATGTGGGAATGAAGAACTATAAATGGCTTTTTAATGGATCTGGATTTCCAATATGGTTGGATTCTTTGAAAATAACCTTTAAATATACCTTATATGAAATAGTAATTACTATTGTAGGCGGGATGCTCCTTGCCCTATTATTCAATCATTCCTCAAAATCGTTTTCTGTTATGAGATCTGTTGTTTTTATGCCAAAGTATATTGCAGTAGCAACAGCAGGTGTTGTTTTTATCTGGATATTGCATAAGGATTTTGGTGTATTAAATCAGACATTAGGTGTATTTGGTATTGATGCTGTTCCATGGCTTACATCGGAAAAGACAGCATTAAAGGGTATATTGATACTTACAGCATGGCGTGTAATGGGTTATTCCATGATGCTTTATATTTCAGCTATGAATAGTATTTCACAAGATTATTATGAGGCAGCAGAACTCGATGGCGCAAGCGGGTTTAAGAAATTCAAGTATATAACCTTACCGTTACTTTCGCCAATGACTCTATTTATATTTGTTACAACCTTCATTGCTTCCATGAAGGTATTTCAATCGGTAGATGTTATGACCGGTGGTGGTCCATACAATGCAACAAATGTTATGGTATATTGGATTTATAGCTTGGCATTTGTGGAGTTTAGAGTAGACAGGGCTGCAGTTGTATCCATAATATTCTTCTTCATATTGCTTATTTTTACTGCCATAACCTTAAAAATATCAAACAAATCGGTTAATTATGATGCTTAA
- a CDS encoding sialidase family protein, with protein sequence MEDNKIIYIDISKDYDRQFLVDKEEGQYLGHPDSVLLDDGTIYTFYPKGHGKGPIVMKKSMDGGSTWSNRLTTPASWNDSQETPTIYLIEKPDGRKRLELISGLPRDPGGFKTAYSEDGGETWTEFEHYFEGLHALVAHASLTRLKKTDGSWDYKWMGIFHDDEYNNWKTYLSFDEEGKECWSTPKRLLEAYDNIEKYAGLCEIEVIRSPKGDQLALLARAQHKRTNAMIAFSDDEGVSWTPPREMCNYLMGERHKAEYDPISGRLLITFREIIRRDKEDFYNWVAGDWCAWVGTYDDLVNNRPGQYFIKLMEDFTPTLRSGDCGYAGNVVLSDGTFVLTSYGYWDEKYDKPYIMTVRLKLDEIDNGISIA encoded by the coding sequence TTGGAAGATAATAAGATAATATATATAGATATTTCCAAAGATTATGATCGACAGTTTCTGGTGGATAAAGAGGAAGGACAATATTTGGGCCATCCAGACTCTGTACTCCTAGATGATGGAACTATATATACATTTTATCCAAAAGGCCATGGTAAGGGACCTATAGTTATGAAAAAAAGCATGGATGGCGGGAGCACATGGAGTAATAGACTAACTACTCCCGCCTCATGGAATGATAGTCAGGAGACCCCCACGATATACCTGATTGAAAAGCCAGATGGTAGAAAGAGGTTGGAACTTATAAGCGGATTGCCAAGGGATCCAGGGGGTTTTAAAACGGCCTACTCAGAGGATGGCGGGGAAACCTGGACTGAGTTCGAACACTACTTTGAAGGTTTGCATGCATTGGTAGCCCATGCCAGTCTGACCAGATTGAAAAAAACTGATGGTAGTTGGGATTACAAATGGATGGGGATATTCCATGATGATGAATATAATAATTGGAAGACATACTTATCATTTGATGAAGAAGGGAAAGAATGTTGGAGTACACCAAAACGGCTCTTAGAAGCATATGATAATATAGAGAAGTATGCTGGCCTATGCGAAATAGAGGTAATAAGGTCACCGAAAGGTGATCAACTGGCACTACTTGCAAGGGCACAGCATAAAAGGACAAATGCTATGATTGCCTTTTCAGATGATGAAGGGGTAAGCTGGACTCCACCAAGGGAGATGTGTAATTATCTTATGGGGGAGAGGCACAAGGCGGAATATGATCCCATATCAGGAAGGCTACTTATTACCTTTCGTGAGATAATACGGAGAGATAAAGAAGACTTCTATAATTGGGTGGCGGGAGACTGGTGTGCGTGGGTAGGTACATATGATGATTTAGTAAATAACAGGCCTGGGCAATACTTTATAAAGCTCATGGAAGATTTTACTCCAACGCTTAGAAGTGGGGATTGTGGCTATGCAGGTAATGTAGTATTGTCTGATGGTACATTTGTACTTACATCATATGGATATTGGGATGAAAAATATGATAAACCGTATATAATGACAGTGAGATTAAAACTTGATGAAATTGATAATGGTATTTCTATAGCTTAA
- a CDS encoding GntR family transcriptional regulator: protein MVNFQSIKLNNKDPVYAQIVLFVKQQILTKNAVSGEEMPSRRELAAQLNINPNTVQKAYKLLEKEDIIETHGNQGSIICIDEAGFSRIEDELTRGMVREFISSAKAINLSFKRVFDLISEMWEED from the coding sequence GTGGTAAATTTTCAGAGTATAAAGCTTAATAATAAGGATCCGGTATATGCGCAGATAGTGCTCTTTGTTAAGCAGCAGATTTTAACTAAAAATGCTGTTTCAGGTGAAGAGATGCCATCGAGGCGGGAATTAGCAGCTCAGCTTAATATAAACCCAAATACCGTTCAAAAAGCTTATAAACTATTGGAGAAAGAAGATATTATAGAAACACACGGAAATCAGGGAAGCATTATCTGCATAGATGAGGCTGGGTTTTCAAGGATTGAAGATGAGCTTACCCGTGGTATGGTAAGGGAGTTTATAAGTTCTGCAAAGGCTATTAACCTATCCTTTAAACGAGTTTTTGATCTTATCAGTGAGATGTGGGAAGAGGATTAA
- a CDS encoding ABC transporter ATP-binding protein — protein sequence MIQLKHIRKTYGNQGIGLNDESLIINNGEIVGVLGENGSGKTTLLKTIMGLCEVQAGEVLVDGRSVSEQYEKMAFITEEGSYFPYMTPYEYGIFLSDFIPAFDMERYIRLIKFFELEPYRKIKTFSKGQKSKLEVSAGFSKGAKYILMDEPFLGKDMFTRKDFLKLMITSLKSDETILIATHLIDEVENFLDRAIILRYGRIKADFYIDDIREEGENLASIMMDITGYKEDRFKEI from the coding sequence ATGATCCAACTCAAGCATATAAGGAAGACCTATGGTAATCAGGGTATCGGGTTGAATGACGAAAGTTTGATAATTAACAATGGAGAGATTGTCGGAGTACTAGGAGAAAATGGATCTGGGAAAACTACACTTTTAAAAACCATCATGGGACTTTGTGAAGTTCAGGCGGGAGAAGTATTGGTAGATGGTAGATCTGTGTCGGAACAATATGAAAAAATGGCTTTTATCACTGAAGAGGGCAGCTATTTTCCATATATGACTCCATATGAGTATGGAATTTTTCTATCTGATTTTATTCCTGCCTTTGATATGGAACGATACATAAGACTTATAAAATTTTTTGAACTGGAGCCATATAGAAAGATAAAAACTTTTTCCAAAGGACAAAAATCAAAGCTTGAAGTATCTGCAGGGTTTTCCAAAGGAGCGAAATACATTCTTATGGATGAGCCATTCCTGGGGAAGGATATGTTTACGAGAAAGGATTTTTTAAAGCTGATGATAACCAGTCTAAAATCCGATGAAACTATATTAATTGCTACCCATTTGATTGATGAAGTGGAGAATTTCCTAGACAGGGCTATAATACTTCGCTATGGAAGGATCAAAGCTGATTTTTATATAGATGATATAAGGGAGGAAGGGGAAAATCTTGCTTCTATAATGATGGATATAACTGGGTATAAGGAAGACAGATTTAAAGAAATATAG
- a CDS encoding ABC transporter substrate-binding protein yields MRTKRFIAMLLAIMLCLVAFAGCSKDESKTETGGKSENKTETSKKDKKEESPYKVTEPITIEWWHALEEQYSDLIDDVAEKFHATGTNVKLEPIYQGSYSDLNEKLIAALAANTMPALCVANTPYVAEYGASGVCEDLTSYIEADNFDIDDFGIGLIESSSYEGKPISLPFLISTQVIYYNKDMADAEGIKLPEKWSDMDEFLDAAAKIENGKTTRYATCVPGWDQWYFETYYRNAGVEIVTSDNKTDLDGQKAIEIAEQFKKWYNDGKINWCYGTNASTDMRQSFFDGKTFSVMHTSSLYNMYVDNCDFEVGMAWYPGADTHNSEVGGCILLIPAKNDQKTKNAAWEALKFLTSKDVNMEWASGSGYMPTRKSVLETQEGEDFLKEKPAFKVIFDNLDNIKPRIQHPAYPALSKEWMNAMAKSIIEDTDMQKTMEDAAKIINDTLADE; encoded by the coding sequence ATGAGAACCAAAAGATTTATTGCGATGCTTCTTGCAATAATGTTGTGCTTAGTGGCCTTTGCAGGTTGCTCCAAAGATGAATCAAAAACAGAGACAGGGGGCAAATCGGAAAACAAGACGGAGACTTCGAAAAAGGATAAAAAAGAAGAATCTCCATACAAGGTAACAGAACCTATCACCATAGAATGGTGGCATGCATTGGAGGAACAGTATTCAGATCTTATTGATGATGTAGCAGAGAAATTCCATGCTACAGGTACCAACGTAAAACTTGAACCTATCTATCAAGGAAGTTATAGCGATCTTAATGAAAAATTAATTGCAGCACTTGCTGCTAATACAATGCCTGCATTATGTGTAGCTAATACACCATATGTGGCAGAGTATGGTGCATCAGGAGTTTGTGAAGACTTGACATCATATATAGAAGCAGATAATTTTGATATAGACGACTTTGGGATAGGGTTGATAGAATCATCAAGCTATGAGGGAAAACCTATTTCTCTACCTTTTTTGATTTCTACACAGGTTATATATTATAACAAAGATATGGCAGATGCTGAAGGTATTAAATTGCCTGAGAAATGGTCAGATATGGATGAATTTTTAGATGCTGCGGCAAAAATTGAGAATGGGAAGACAACCCGTTATGCAACTTGTGTACCAGGCTGGGATCAGTGGTATTTTGAAACATACTACAGAAATGCCGGAGTAGAGATTGTAACGTCCGACAATAAGACAGATCTTGATGGACAAAAGGCTATAGAGATTGCAGAACAATTTAAAAAATGGTACAATGATGGCAAAATCAACTGGTGCTATGGCACCAATGCATCTACAGATATGCGACAAAGCTTTTTTGATGGGAAAACATTTTCAGTAATGCATACATCATCTCTATACAATATGTATGTCGACAACTGTGATTTTGAAGTAGGAATGGCTTGGTATCCAGGGGCAGATACACACAACTCTGAAGTAGGAGGCTGTATACTGCTGATTCCTGCAAAAAATGATCAAAAAACAAAGAATGCAGCTTGGGAGGCTTTAAAATTCCTGACCAGCAAAGATGTTAATATGGAATGGGCATCTGGATCAGGATATATGCCCACACGTAAATCAGTTTTAGAAACGCAAGAAGGGGAGGATTTCCTTAAAGAAAAACCTGCATTTAAGGTCATCTTTGATAATCTAGATAATATTAAGCCAAGGATTCAACATCCTGCATACCCTGCCCTTTCAAAGGAATGGATGAATGCTATGGCAAAATCCATCATTGAAGATACGGATATGCAAAAGACTATGGAAGATGCAGCAAAAATCATAAATGATACCCTTGCAGATGAGTAA